Part of the Vigna angularis cultivar LongXiaoDou No.4 chromosome 1, ASM1680809v1, whole genome shotgun sequence genome, ACACCTACCCCACCCACCACCCCCACCCACCACCACACGGGAAAAGGAAGGTAATAGCAGTTTTAATACCATATTTAGGATTCCAACGAACAAAAAGATACCTTTCATCATCAAAAAATTTGCATATATTGCAATAGTACTTCGCCATTGAAAATCCATTACATGAAGGTGTCATGCACATAGGCCCTATAGGCTGTATATTCAGGCAGTGCATACACATCATTTCCAATGTTGCTTTTCTGTAATGATCAAGCAGATGATTAGAACTAAACACTATTATAAAGTATAAAACACAAGAAATCCCATGAGAAATTTACCTATCCATCGAGTGATCACTGACATTGTCATGACAAAATCTGCAAGTAAATAACTTGCCACAACATTCAGCCCGAAGCTTGCAATTTCTCTTATAGTGATCACACCCAAATACAAGTTTCTCTGGGTCTCGAAATGATGGTGAGAGTCCTACTATTTCTACACTGTTAGATGATCCTTCCGAAAGTGCTTTAGGTGATTGCTGCTGGGCAGCTATCCATCGACTAGTCAAAGGCAAAAACCCAATCAACGGTTGGAGTTTGATGTCAATGAAGGCTAAAGCGCTATCGGACAAATATACAGAAAATGTTGGTCCTGTAAAAGAACACTAAAGGTATGATCATTGGAACCAACCTTGTCAATAGATTCTGCACAAGATATGCCTTTCTCCTTGGATCAAGTGTTGAGTCTCGATATACCTTCCGGATCTCCGACTCAAGTTCATTCTGATTCATTCGAAATATGTCTTTCCAACCTGGCTTGAACATCGGATCATTGTGGCCCAAGCTTTCTCGACCTTCAGCACCTAGGGAGAAAACAAGTTAATAACAcattatgatattaaatatCAGAATCCACAATTTCCtcaaaaagatgaaagaaacaaaaatcacattaaatacCTCTCGGAGAAGTGCTATGATCTGATGCTTCTTCCTGTGCTATAGACACTGGACTCTCTTTCCAGCATTCACTAAGCCATTCATTGAACATAGTGTTCTTTGTTGCTTGTTTCCATGTATCCATCATTCTGTTCTGTTCATCCTGAGTAAGTGCAGATGTTACCCATGGTAACATTGATTGGAGAACTTCAGCACCCGTTGTTCCAATTATCCGACCCACTATCTTGTCTTGTTCTTCCACAGTAAAATGTCTCCCAAACAATGGCCACAGTTCACATTCTTCTCTGAAGAGATGCTGATCAAGGGTCACTCTTATGGATTTGCACATCCCCTGAAGCTTAGTAGCaagttcattatatttttttacgaCATCACTAGTATTATTGCCATCAGAGGTTTCAAAATTACTTTCACTTAAACTCTCAGCCATGTGGGTCATCTGCAAGGATTCATGAATGACAGAAAACTCTGAAAGAACACAGGAAATGTcttcaaacaatttttcttcCTGCTTATGGTCTAGCATGTATGAATGACTCACATTATGAAGCGCCTCTTTGGATTCCAAAGCTGGAAATACTATATCATCTTCAGCATTACTATGAGCTCTATATAAACCCCACAAGAGTCGAAATCTTCCATTAAATTGCCGAATAATTGTCTCATCACCATCTCGCAGCTTTCCTGATTCAACATCAAGATACTCCAAGTCTTTGCGTATGGCTTTATGGAATTTAAAGATTGTATCAATTGGTCTTTGTGTACATCCCACATTGCAAGACCCTCGCTCTGTTTCCCATACGAACAGACTGGAATTAATAGATGGGGCAGAAGAGCTGAAAGACAAGGAGCGTAAGGACTTGGCTGTAGAGAGAGAGCTCAACCCTAAATTGTTACTATTTACTCCCAAACCCGGCACACAACAAGACCGTGAACTACAACATTGTTTCTCAATGCTTTCAGTCTCCGAAGTTTCTGGCAAATCTTCATTTTTGTGCAACTTCAATATGTTTCGTTTGACTTCTCTTTTGTTCTCTCCTGATTCTGCTAATACTGAGCAATGTCTATTAGATAATGTAGATGAACAAGCACAGGATAATGGATCAATGTATTCTTCAATGTCCGAAAGTTTATGTGCAGGACAGCAACCTGATGCACCTGAAGACAAACACTGACCTTCACTACGAGCCTTGCAACCCCATCCACAGAAGAGTGTAACTAGAGCAGAATCTGTTGCTGGAGCTGAAACAGATTAAGAAGTTGCCAAATATagattaaacaaataaaattatcagagatataattattttaaggtCGCAGGGAACTTTGAAGAGACATAGGACCTACCTGCCAACTGCATATTTCTCTGAAACATCTTTGCTTCATCTTCAGTAAAAGATCCTACCAACCATGGCAGGACACGCTCAATTAATTTCAAAGGCATCATACATAAGCTTTGATACAAAAGTTCACATTGCCTTCTAAAGCTAAAGTGCTTTCTTGCCAAAGGAAGAACCTACAGATGAGAGGGATGAAGAACGCTTTAATAGATTAACAGAGAGCTTAATAAAAGATTCCTTATAAAGAACTTTGGATTTATCAACTTCTACATATATGGCATTGAAATCCCAGCAATAGATTAATTACTCTCATTGCAATTAACAATGCATTTGCATCTCATACTCTTATCTCACAGTATTAACTCAAAGATTATCACATGACCAATGGTGAATCACCTGAACTTCTTCATTGTGGAAATGCCTCTGTATGGTTTCCATTATATGATCAGCATGTGTGCATAACTTGGAGTAAAATTCAACATCTGAATTGGATGATGCTCCTTCACTTTGaatattttcaatcaaactTCGGAAGTCATTAAATTGGCTTTCTTCTTCAGCATGCTcctgaaagaaagaaaactctCCATCTACCGCGGGAAAAATAACCTTGTCCTCAGCAATACTAcatttatgaaaaaagaaaatagtcaATATTTCAGATAATAGAGTTTAGCTTAAGATAAATTATCAAACTGCTTACAGAAGAAAGGTATGGTACTCGCAAAAGACAAACATTGATCAAACTAAATCAATCTGATACCTGTGAAATATGCAAACATCGGCTATGAATTGAAATCTTTCATTAAAAGCAGACAGATTAGTAAAATCTCCAGAATGTTGTATCTTTCTGGCCTCCACTGCTATCTCACTCAACTCTTTTTTTATTGCATTATGCCAAAGTAATATTTCATCTATAGGATGTGCTCCAGTGGTATCAGAAACGCCTATCATAGATCCAGAATATTTCCTTTTTCCACATGTTGTAGATTCACAGGCACAGTTTACTTTCTCAACCTGATTGGGTAATGACCTAGAACTGCATAAAACTTGAGAATGATCTACACAACTTTCAACTGAGTTAGCCCTACCTCTCCCTTCCATCCAAGTGAAAACAACCTTCAATAAGCAAGAATATGGTAATATATAATACAGTTACATGTCAAATGAACTTAAATAATAGAACTGGATCAGAATATGAGAAATGAGTAATGTTTATTCCAAACAAACAATCTCTGCAATAGTGTCAATGTGGAACAGAACAGAGATGGACAACACAATTATTTGTGAAATAAAGATTTGAGAGACCTggtctcttctctctttttctcagAAACAATTCATGCACCTCCATTCCTCTCCCTAACTGCTTTATAGCTTCTCTCTGTATTGTAACCAACCAAAGAGTTACAACAAATATTCCATTATTTCTATAAATGATAGCTTCTGCTATTTTGATAAATATCAGATTAAACCACTATTTCCCTTAACTCCCTCTCTTATTCTTCTTAGTGGAGAAGCTCCTTATTGACCGTCAGTAATAATGAATGGCATCACCATCATCAATGCATAAAAAAGCACTGgcaaataaaaggaaataacaATGCTCTATTAGCATTTGAAAACCATACCTTTTGAAGAAGCTTCTCCTGTGGCACTATCTTGATTAAGCAATTTCGCAAATCCTGAGATTCATCAGGTGATATAGATGTTGAAAGCCACGGTAGAAAATCGACCATCATATTCACAGGAATACTGCACAGGAACTGCCAAACTAAGGATGCCTGTTCCTCCAGAGAAAACTTCTCGATAAGCAGAGGAAATACCTGATATCACACCacaaaccaaaaaataaaatgtcagACACATCCCaagtaaataaaattgtttggCAACTTAAACTACATGACCATGACAAAATGTTACTCTAAGAATCTCCTTTTGGACACCAGCTAAAAAACAGATTTCTGTATTGTGAAAACTTCCTTGAAGGGAACAAGCAGTGGAACTTGATCATATGTTATCTAGCTAGTATATCAACCCATTAATACAAAATGCTTCTCAGTACATATGAACCccattaataaataaaacgaaataacacataaaataaaagcttCCAAGTACACATTAAACCATTAATcgatcacaaaaataaataatttcctCCATGTCATTTCTACATGCAATTGGAACTGTGTGAAACTCTTCTTCAATGCTTTCTTTAGTTCAATTTTAGTAGCAATTTGTACACAAAGTACTCATTTACCAGGATGATAAAATTAGTGTCCAAAGTCTAAATAACTAGCATAATTTACAACTAGATTCCTAAAAAAGTAAAAGGACAgttttcttttcacattttggttttttcttaaacataattatGCTCACGTTTCTAAAGATCAATTTCCGCATATACAAGATTGACTTGTCTTCTAAGCATCTTTATAATGGTCAGCTAACTGTCTCGAGCCCCATTAGAATGAGATCATCAGGACAAATTTGTGGACTGCATTTTGGTTTGTTCTTCTAGTTCAATAAAAGGGGTGTTTGTCAACCTCCTAAAACCAGATAATTAGGTACCATAGACAAGTTCAGAAATATTAAGTGTTTACTTGGTACTCCATTGAAATAAACTGGTTATTAATTGAAGGTTTTTTTAAAGTCAATACGGGTTTAAAAGAAACCCAACCAAAACTTGATTTCTTGATTTCCAAATTAatcagtttttatttaaatcgaAGTTTTATACTCCCACcacctttttctctttccactaaaactgaaattaaaagaaaattcaccAAGATTTACCAAACAATTCTATTCAATATCCTCATCCCTGAGTAGGAAGGGTCCAAGATACCTAACCAGCACAACACATGGTAATGATCGAAATTTTAACCTCCAGCACATAACTCCACTCTTTTTGAACCTGCTCACCATAACCCCGTCTACTCCTATCATACCAGGAAAAACTCCAGTTCCAAGGCCTTTCTATGTAAACGAAATTTATTATTCACTTTGTCTTGACTCATCACCCTGGACAGTATCATCCAAAACAAGTATGTATGAGGCACTGGTTCTTAGAGTGTAAGATAAATCTATATACTCTTTCATTCTTGTTCATAATAGagtttattttcaataaattaaacaaaaaatcttcaatttcagtttattttaaacaacattttaTGACATCTAACTTTTCGTTCATTAAATCCTGAACAACTGATGCAATCTGTTGGTCCTGAACAACTTAATTGGCAAAATTTCTTCTTTGGCTTTTTGACTAAGGGGGAAAAAGGCAAAAACAATTGTTTCAAAAGTTCATATAGAAACACTTTGCCTGCtgcaataatttataatttagataaaatgataatttcaCACATATAAAAGCCTAATCGACTTAATTCATCATTCCATGGCATACACTTGACTGCTCTATTTGAATCGCTAGACAAAGCCCCATGATCGTGCTAAAAGTGCTCAACAAGAATACTTCACCCATCAAGTGAGCCAGCGGAAGGATTTCGTAAACATCACAAATATAACTTTTCTAGTCATACAGTTGCACTTCATTAGCCCCTTTGGCACTTCCAATAGTAAATATTAACAGTTCTTTTTCACAGATGGAGCATTCTTTAGTCTCCAAACCCTTAGTATTTATCTTCTCTTCATCTTCGAAAATTTCTGCTTttgcaataataataataatagtaatccTATCTCGTAGAGAGGAAATACCATTTCTTTCTAGTTATCTCATTGTACGAGTCCAAGCAAAATACAAGGTAAGAGATGTTAAATAAACTTATACCTGCTCCTCTTCTTTTGCCATATGTTGACTAACTGACGTCTGCAAAGCTCCTGTGCAGGAAGCTAACTCTCTTGGAAAAGTTTCATCACTATTGATGGAAGAATTTAAAAGCTCAAATAGATGATCAAAAAGGTTGTTTTCACCCTTGTGTTCGAGAGAATATGTCTGTGCTACATTCTTCACACGTATATCTAAAGCTGGAAATATCACCTACATTCCAGAATATATTTCCCTCAGAAAGTTTGAAGCATAGAAAAAGATAAGGAGTGATAAAGCCAAATTAATAAGATAATGCTTTTGAGAGAGTGGGAAAGATGCACATCCCAAGCATAACTCAAACATCATAAAAGAGAAGGCAGTCGTCAAATTTATCAAGAAACCAGTAGGAAGCTctgatattttgaaatttgaaacaaaCTTCCAATCTAAATATACATTACTAATTTATTAACTTACTAGTTTATAAAAGCTTAATTTAGTGATGAACTAAATTAGTATCAGCATCAGTATTCAatctgatttttttcttttactgcTACATAGCATTCAATCAGTTTTGTTGCGGATGGTTAGTGACAGACAAGTGAACAACCTTGCAATAGCACAAACAAGTAGGTTTTTACTTAGTCTCACATGCAAGTTACACAGTATACCCACGACATATGCACAAACATGTGGTTTAAAAACAGATGATAACCAAAAAGACCAGAAAACACAGCAGCCATTGAGGATATCATATCCACCGCTTCAATTCTAAAAAATTTCTACCGCACCTGGACAATAACAGAATACAAGAGAAGATAAAGAAACATGTATAGCCAGTAAATCAAATTATActgtacataaaaaaaataatccaaaGGAGAGAAGCAAATTCTCAGAATCGATTCTAGAAATAGTTCCTGTTGGACTATGCTCAAACCAGTAACCAAATATGAAAGTTTGACCTAAATTAACCAAGAGGAGATGACCAAAGGAATTGCAAAACAAGAGTGGCATTTCGTTCTGTCATTGAAAatgcaagaaactataaaatctTCAGTCATAAGGCCATTTCTCTAGCCAAGGGAAATTAGGTTACACAATCTAACAAGGAACGAACTCCGAAAACATAAAGATGAACAAAAGATTAGCACCTCGTCTTCAGCATTGGAGTGGTGTCTGTACATGGAGCTGAGGAAATGGTAGCGCTCGGAGAGCGGCTTAATGTCGGAGCGGTTGCCGGTGGCGAATGCCAAGGCCAATCGGTGCAGCGCCTCAAGCTCATTCCGAATTGCTTTgtgaaaaaacaagaaaatcaaAATCGGCGACTCCGGTTTCGAGCACTTCAAGTCGTCCTTGAGAGCCGAGGCGGAGTCTACCTTGTTGACGGAATTCGAGAGCACCGCCACTCCTCCTCCGTCCAACGGCGTTGCCATGCTGCGGTTTCTGTAGCCCAACTTTCTTGGACTTTCTTTTCcgtttttctttcctttcttatttttcgaaaaagttaaaattgtgTCTAAGTGGTTGAGAACTTTATCAGCTTATTGTTTGTTTGCACAAAATCAGTGAGTGATGTGCGATGGTTATCCGGTGGCATGGACGGTTCtagaaagaaaaatggttgaagaaagagagagaatttCTGTGTTAAATCTCTTTTGTCGATATGTTCTTGTGAAGCGAAGAAGGAAGACGAGATTGGTTTCGCTACTAAGCCCATAAGAGAGAGAACTTAGGAGCGCCAGAGCCAGAGAGGACCAGTTTCACCATTTGGGTCCATGCCACGTGGCTACATGTGCCACGTTGGATGACTTTGTCAATTTCTGATAACTCATTATAGTTTCTTCTCTTTCTATGTTTTCACCTCTTCAAGAatagtcttttctttttcttttaaaggtaatgtatatatcataaaaataagtaaaataagattaaatcattttaaattgtaGTACacagtttattttttatactttaaatttataaatatttgtgtaCTACAATTTATAAATCATAATCTCTATTAGTTTTTCCATAACTAGtgagtaataataaattatcctTTCACATAAGTTACCTGTTGGATAGTGCTTATAGTAATCTGACTCTTCACGTGTGTACAAAACTAGCTTTTATTCTCCTTTCAGTATTAAAAAGCCAAATGTACAATTAAAACAtggaagtaaaataaaatataggaaTGATCTATGTTTAATTTTAGGTTAATTTTTATTGTCACCATAAATAGCctaaatccaaaaataaaaatcttaagtTATTTCACATATAACATAAGCTTGTGGAATTAATAGTAGtgattttacattttctttgttGGTCACTTGTTCAAAGTGTCTGAAAGCTGGATTTTTGCtatgaaatttatttgaaaaagaaaatgtgagGGACATTTCAGAACTATTTCCGTCTTCATCCAAAACATGGGTGGAAATGATAGACGAGAACAATTACCTAACAAATGTGAAAAATCActgttaaatgattttttaattataaactataaatatacatatacaatTCTGAGTACCAACAGTCGAATGtggtaaataattattaaatcatgtgtatgtaatattttttaatctggAAAAATTAAACATGTGTAAGAAAATTTTGGATAAGACCCACACAACCTACCTACCAACTACAATGTATTCATTATTGACAAATGTAATAAAAGTGAAGTATATGTGTATAgtgtttttataaattcatatttttcactctcatatttaattacatATCATTACTGATACAGTTGtcaatgtaaaaaaaaagtattttctatATGTTAGCATgtaataacatattataatacatatatcaaataaaagtatttaattcaaacttaactaaaattttcaaattatagtTAGCTTTTgatctaaattaaaattgatttaattatgttttaaaaactttaaaaacttttaattgaatttctaataaaaaaatttataatttattgagtacttgataaatttttatttttatttaaacttttgttgatatttttttgttgttaacttagtattattatgttaatttgcTGAATTGTCtttatatgtaatattattattttaaaaatttataatttaataaatttataaatcataaattataaatatataatttataaaattttaaaatattaaaagtacaTACGACaacaacttaataaaataacatgacaaaatgaaaagttaacaACTATATTCAACttgaaaatttgaaacttaTTAAGTACTTTATAAaccataaaaatttattagaaaatcaatatgaaaagtttttaaatttatcaggaaatttaaagataattaaatcatttaaatgttattattaataaaatttaaaaaatagttactcatttatatttatatgttttcaaTTGGACCTTGATTAAACAAATATAGTCAACATCTTTTATATTTCCATGTGTATACATTCAAAGTAAGCACAAAAGAATAAAGGAACGTGATGACTCATGAGTTCCAAATAGGGTATAAAGAAACAGATGAATATTCaagaatatttgtttatatcaccgaaaatgacaataaaataaaagaaatcttAGTATAAACAgagttaattattattttagtaagtGAAAGTCATATCAAGGTGTTAGTTtgagaaaaaccctagaaacaggAGTAAGATAATGATTtcacaaattatatttatatttcagttttgttttaaaaaataggcACTGTTGGTTGAGATGATGcggattaaattttaatatggtATTATCCCTtcctataaaatatattaaaatatcataaacagTGAAGAGGGAAGTATATATTGTTTACTTGTTAagcatttattattttacatacatggaaataaattttgtaaatgtaAATGtgtatatacaaatattaaaaataattcttttaataattttgactTTCAATTATGATATATCCTGTtaggagataaaaaaaaattaaaagtcttGGTTTT contains:
- the LOC108323162 gene encoding zinc finger protein BRUTUS isoform X1, with the protein product MATPLDGGGVAVLSNSVNKVDSASALKDDLKCSKPESPILIFLFFHKAIRNELEALHRLALAFATGNRSDIKPLSERYHFLSSMYRHHSNAEDEVIFPALDIRVKNVAQTYSLEHKGENNLFDHLFELLNSSINSDETFPRELASCTGALQTSVSQHMAKEEEQVFPLLIEKFSLEEQASLVWQFLCSIPVNMMVDFLPWLSTSISPDESQDLRNCLIKIVPQEKLLQKVVFTWMEGRGRANSVESCVDHSQVLCSSRSLPNQVEKVNCACESTTCGKRKYSGSMIGVSDTTGAHPIDEILLWHNAIKKELSEIAVEARKIQHSGDFTNLSAFNERFQFIADVCIFHSIAEDKVIFPAVDGEFSFFQEHAEEESQFNDFRSLIENIQSEGASSNSDVEFYSKLCTHADHIMETIQRHFHNEEVQVLPLARKHFSFRRQCELLYQSLCMMPLKLIERVLPWLVGSFTEDEAKMFQRNMQLAAPATDSALVTLFCGWGCKARSEGQCLSSGASGCCPAHKLSDIEEYIDPLSCACSSTLSNRHCSVLAESGENKREVKRNILKLHKNEDLPETSETESIEKQCCSSRSCCVPGLGVNSNNLGLSSLSTAKSLRSLSFSSSAPSINSSLFVWETERGSCNVGCTQRPIDTIFKFHKAIRKDLEYLDVESGKLRDGDETIIRQFNGRFRLLWGLYRAHSNAEDDIVFPALESKEALHNVSHSYMLDHKQEEKLFEDISCVLSEFSVIHESLQMTHMAESLSESNFETSDGNNTSDVVKKYNELATKLQGMCKSIRVTLDQHLFREECELWPLFGRHFTVEEQDKIVGRIIGTTGAEVLQSMLPWVTSALTQDEQNRMMDTWKQATKNTMFNEWLSECWKESPVSIAQEEASDHSTSPRGAEGRESLGHNDPMFKPGWKDIFRMNQNELESEIRKVYRDSTLDPRRKAYLVQNLLTSRWIAAQQQSPKALSEGSSNSVEIVGLSPSFRDPEKLVFGCDHYKRNCKLRAECCGKLFTCRFCHDNVSDHSMDRKATLEMMCMHCLNIQPIGPMCMTPSCNGFSMAKYYCNICKFFDDERNVYHCPFCNLCRVGQGLGIDYFHCMKCNCCLGIKSTSHKCLEKGLEMNCPICCDDLFTSSATVRALPCGHYMHSACFQAYTCSHYTCPICSKSLGDMAVYFGMLDALLAAEELPEEYRERCQDILCHDCDRKGSSRFHWLYHKCEFCGSYNTRVIKCETSNSSCS
- the LOC108323162 gene encoding zinc finger protein BRUTUS isoform X2, with amino-acid sequence MEGRGRANSVESCVDHSQVLCSSRSLPNQVEKVNCACESTTCGKRKYSGSMIGVSDTTGAHPIDEILLWHNAIKKELSEIAVEARKIQHSGDFTNLSAFNERFQFIADVCIFHSIAEDKVIFPAVDGEFSFFQEHAEEESQFNDFRSLIENIQSEGASSNSDVEFYSKLCTHADHIMETIQRHFHNEEVQVLPLARKHFSFRRQCELLYQSLCMMPLKLIERVLPWLVGSFTEDEAKMFQRNMQLAAPATDSALVTLFCGWGCKARSEGQCLSSGASGCCPAHKLSDIEEYIDPLSCACSSTLSNRHCSVLAESGENKREVKRNILKLHKNEDLPETSETESIEKQCCSSRSCCVPGLGVNSNNLGLSSLSTAKSLRSLSFSSSAPSINSSLFVWETERGSCNVGCTQRPIDTIFKFHKAIRKDLEYLDVESGKLRDGDETIIRQFNGRFRLLWGLYRAHSNAEDDIVFPALESKEALHNVSHSYMLDHKQEEKLFEDISCVLSEFSVIHESLQMTHMAESLSESNFETSDGNNTSDVVKKYNELATKLQGMCKSIRVTLDQHLFREECELWPLFGRHFTVEEQDKIVGRIIGTTGAEVLQSMLPWVTSALTQDEQNRMMDTWKQATKNTMFNEWLSECWKESPVSIAQEEASDHSTSPRGAEGRESLGHNDPMFKPGWKDIFRMNQNELESEIRKVYRDSTLDPRRKAYLVQNLLTSRWIAAQQQSPKALSEGSSNSVEIVGLSPSFRDPEKLVFGCDHYKRNCKLRAECCGKLFTCRFCHDNVSDHSMDRKATLEMMCMHCLNIQPIGPMCMTPSCNGFSMAKYYCNICKFFDDERNVYHCPFCNLCRVGQGLGIDYFHCMKCNCCLGIKSTSHKCLEKGLEMNCPICCDDLFTSSATVRALPCGHYMHSACFQAYTCSHYTCPICSKSLGDMAVYFGMLDALLAAEELPEEYRERCQDILCHDCDRKGSSRFHWLYHKCEFCGSYNTRVIKCETSNSSCS